One genomic window of Cupriavidus malaysiensis includes the following:
- the gcvA gene encoding transcriptional regulator GcvA: protein MSRTLPPLNALRAFEAAARLGSFKAAATELHVSQGAISQHVRQLEDWFGQPLFERHNRRVALTPAATAYLAEIGPAFDRIASATSRYGRGAARTRTVLRVSSVATFALRWLVPRLERFRQRHPQADVRVDTSNEPVDALREAYDVIIRGGPDTFYGYTMQPFLAEQRLPVCSPALPAHAPLAVPADLCRHTLLHASTLPRAWDDWLAAAGVPELAPAAALTLDHFYLTLQAALDGIGVAMGPTALVAEDLAAGRLVAPFPDLRLPSRSYCCYLPQHKAGDAIVQAFAQWLVEEGDAAGESRGS, encoded by the coding sequence ATGTCCCGCACCCTGCCTCCGCTCAATGCGCTGCGCGCCTTCGAGGCCGCGGCCCGCCTGGGCAGCTTCAAGGCTGCCGCCACCGAGCTGCACGTGTCCCAGGGCGCCATCAGCCAGCATGTGCGGCAATTGGAGGACTGGTTCGGCCAGCCCCTGTTCGAACGCCACAACCGGCGCGTGGCGCTGACGCCGGCGGCCACCGCCTACCTCGCCGAGATCGGCCCGGCCTTCGACCGCATCGCCTCGGCCACCAGCCGCTACGGCCGCGGCGCAGCGCGCACGCGCACCGTGCTGCGCGTCAGCAGCGTGGCCACCTTCGCGCTGCGCTGGCTGGTGCCCCGGCTGGAGCGTTTCCGCCAGCGCCATCCGCAGGCGGACGTGCGCGTCGACACCTCGAACGAGCCGGTCGACGCGCTGCGCGAAGCCTATGACGTGATCATCCGCGGCGGGCCGGACACCTTCTACGGCTACACCATGCAGCCCTTCCTGGCCGAGCAGCGCTTGCCGGTATGCAGCCCCGCGCTGCCGGCGCACGCGCCGCTGGCGGTGCCCGCCGACCTGTGCCGGCACACGCTGCTGCACGCCTCCACGCTGCCGCGCGCCTGGGACGACTGGCTGGCCGCGGCCGGCGTGCCGGAGCTGGCGCCGGCCGCCGCGCTGACGCTGGACCATTTCTACCTGACGCTGCAGGCCGCGCTCGACGGCATCGGCGTGGCCATGGGCCCTACCGCGCTGGTGGCCGAAGACCTGGCCGCGGGGCGGCTGGTGGCACCGTTCCCGGACCTGCGCCTGCCCTCGCGCAGCTATTGCTGCTACCTGCCGCAGCACAAGGCCGGCGACGCCATCGTGCAAGCCTTCGCGCAGTGGCTGGTGGAGGAAGGCGATGCCGCCGGGGAAAGCCGGGGCAGCTAG
- a CDS encoding LysR substrate-binding domain-containing protein gives MLSNQLQDTALRYFLEVVRSGSLSEAALRLNVTASAVSRQVAALEALLGVPLFERRPRGMVASAAGELLAAFALRGALEADRVVAEIQALQGLRRGRVRVASSAGFAIEFLPRAIAVFRERFPGLQFHVRVASPAEATAIVLRGEADIGITYSRATEQGIRVEHRQPAPVIAIMRPDHALARFRSVSLAQMQAYPLALPEGDNTVRQLFDLACGERGIVFEPVLVTNHFETLTNFVVHGGGLSISGEVTVRDRVRRGELHAAEIRERGMRGRAIELQTLNGRTLPEGVRAFLDFLREQLAPPR, from the coding sequence ATGCTCTCGAACCAACTGCAGGACACCGCCCTGCGCTACTTCCTCGAGGTGGTGCGCAGCGGCTCGCTGAGCGAGGCCGCGCTGCGCCTGAACGTGACGGCCTCGGCCGTCAGCCGCCAGGTGGCGGCGCTGGAGGCCTTGCTGGGCGTGCCGCTGTTCGAGCGCCGGCCGCGCGGCATGGTGGCCAGCGCGGCCGGCGAACTGCTGGCCGCCTTCGCCCTGCGCGGAGCGCTGGAGGCCGACCGCGTGGTGGCGGAGATCCAGGCCCTGCAGGGGCTGCGGCGCGGGCGGGTGCGCGTGGCGAGTTCGGCGGGCTTCGCCATCGAGTTCCTGCCGCGCGCCATCGCGGTCTTCCGCGAGCGCTTTCCGGGTCTGCAGTTCCACGTGCGGGTGGCGAGTCCCGCCGAGGCCACCGCCATCGTACTGCGTGGCGAGGCCGATATCGGCATCACCTACAGCCGCGCCACCGAGCAGGGCATCCGCGTCGAGCACCGCCAGCCGGCCCCGGTGATCGCCATCATGCGGCCCGACCATGCGCTGGCGCGCTTTCGCTCGGTGTCGCTGGCGCAGATGCAGGCCTACCCGCTGGCGCTGCCGGAGGGCGACAACACCGTGCGCCAGCTGTTCGACCTCGCCTGCGGCGAGCGCGGCATCGTCTTCGAGCCGGTGCTGGTGACCAACCATTTCGAGACCCTGACCAACTTCGTGGTGCATGGCGGCGGCCTGTCGATCTCCGGCGAGGTCACCGTGCGCGATCGCGTGCGCCGCGGCGAGTTGCACGCGGCCGAGATCCGCGAGCGCGGCATGCGCGGCCGCGCCATCGAGCTGCAGACCCTGAACGGGCGCACCTTGCCGGAGGGCGTGCGCGCCTTCCTGGACTTCCTGCGCGAGCAGCTGGCGCCGCCGCGCTGA
- a CDS encoding amidase: MTATAPAATAAHARPTPNAAPEGGTGSTIVALDAVALSHAIHAREVSCAEVLDAYLAQIDRLNPLVNAIVAPAAREALAAQAAERDAELARGHSRGPLHGFPQAPKDIMPVAGMVTTKGSPVFRDHVPTADAVVFERMRAGGALFVGRTNSPEFGLGGHTYNPIYGATRNAFDPGRSAGGSSGGAGVAVALRMLPVADGSDMMGSLRTPAAFNNVYGLRTSFGCVPHGPTEEVFFQQFSVAGPMARNIPDLALLLSVQAGFDARLPLTRRAETPGSFAPALERDLRGTRIGWLGDLGGHLPTEPGLLDTCAAALAHFRTIGCHVEPVQPAFDLDSLWRAWIDLRSFSVAGANAALYHDPAKRALLKPEAVWEIERGLALGAMQVYDAARVRSAWYQALRTLFERVDFLVMPATQVFPFPVDWDWPKAIDGRAMDTYHRWMQAVVPATMAGLPVLSAPAGFGPGGLPCGLQIIGPAQADAAVLQLGHAYDQASGYARVASPLLG; this comes from the coding sequence ATGACCGCCACCGCCCCCGCCGCCACCGCAGCACACGCCCGCCCGACCCCGAATGCCGCTCCGGAAGGTGGCACCGGAAGCACCATCGTCGCCCTCGACGCCGTCGCCCTGTCGCACGCCATCCACGCGCGCGAGGTGTCGTGCGCCGAGGTGCTCGACGCCTACCTGGCGCAGATCGACCGCCTGAACCCGCTGGTCAACGCCATCGTCGCGCCGGCCGCGCGCGAGGCGCTGGCGGCCCAGGCCGCCGAACGCGACGCCGAGCTGGCGCGCGGCCACAGCCGCGGCCCGCTGCACGGTTTCCCGCAGGCGCCCAAGGACATCATGCCGGTGGCCGGCATGGTCACCACCAAGGGCTCGCCGGTGTTCCGCGACCATGTGCCCACCGCCGATGCCGTGGTGTTCGAGCGCATGCGCGCCGGCGGCGCGCTCTTCGTCGGCCGCACCAACTCGCCCGAGTTCGGCCTCGGCGGCCATACCTACAACCCCATCTACGGCGCCACCCGCAATGCCTTCGACCCCGGCCGCTCGGCCGGCGGCAGCAGCGGCGGCGCCGGCGTGGCGGTGGCGCTGCGCATGCTGCCGGTGGCCGACGGCTCCGACATGATGGGCTCGCTGCGCACGCCGGCCGCCTTCAACAACGTCTACGGCCTGCGCACCTCGTTCGGCTGCGTGCCGCACGGCCCCACCGAAGAAGTGTTCTTCCAGCAGTTCAGCGTGGCCGGCCCGATGGCGCGCAACATCCCCGACCTGGCGCTGCTGCTGTCGGTGCAGGCCGGCTTCGACGCACGCCTGCCGCTGACGCGCCGCGCCGAGACCCCCGGCAGCTTCGCGCCCGCGCTGGAGCGCGACCTGCGCGGCACCCGCATCGGCTGGCTGGGCGACCTCGGCGGCCACCTGCCGACGGAACCCGGCCTGCTCGACACCTGCGCGGCGGCGCTGGCCCACTTCCGTACCATCGGCTGCCACGTCGAGCCGGTGCAGCCGGCCTTCGACCTGGACAGCCTGTGGCGCGCCTGGATCGACCTGCGCAGCTTCTCGGTGGCGGGCGCCAACGCGGCGCTGTACCACGACCCGGCCAAGCGCGCCCTGCTCAAGCCGGAAGCGGTCTGGGAGATCGAGCGCGGCCTCGCCCTGGGCGCCATGCAGGTCTACGACGCGGCGCGCGTGCGCAGCGCCTGGTACCAGGCGCTGCGCACGCTGTTCGAGCGCGTCGACTTCCTGGTCATGCCGGCCACCCAGGTCTTCCCCTTCCCGGTGGACTGGGACTGGCCCAAGGCCATCGACGGGCGCGCCATGGATACCTACCACCGCTGGATGCAGGCCGTGGTGCCGGCCACCATGGCAGGACTGCCGGTGCTGTCCGCACCGGCGGGCTTCGGCCCCGGCGGCCTGCCCTGCGGGCTGCAGATCATCGGCCCGGCGCAGGCCGACGCCGCGGTGCTGCAGCTCGGCCACGCCTACGACCAGGCCAGCGGCTACGCGCGCGTCGCCAGCCCGCTGCTGGGCTGA
- a CDS encoding Bug family tripartite tricarboxylate transporter substrate binding protein: MTTAVPRPRLRALAVLCTLGALCAAVPLGARADAAYPTRPIKLLIPFAAGGATDVLGRLLAVGLGEKLGQTVVVENKPGASTVVGATVLAKSPPDGYTLLLAASTTLTLNPAIRQNLAYDPVKSFTPLGLVADMALVLVANPAVPVNSLKDLVAQARAEPDKFSYGSFGTGSSVHFGGEMLKSAAGIRMVHVPFNGSAPSLTALAGGQVPVAVDTIVATQPLIQSGKIKPLAVLSSQRLPSLPQVPTVAESGYPGFEMGTWFALLAPAGLPQPVQQKLEKALADVATAPQTRQRMVELGLSPAYGDGAAVRQRVERELPQMRAVAARAAIRVD; encoded by the coding sequence ATGACGACCGCAGTACCCCGCCCCCGCCTGCGCGCACTGGCCGTCCTGTGCACGCTGGGCGCCCTGTGCGCCGCAGTCCCGCTCGGCGCGCGCGCCGACGCCGCCTACCCGACGCGGCCGATCAAGCTGCTGATCCCCTTCGCCGCCGGCGGCGCCACCGATGTGCTGGGCCGCCTGCTGGCGGTCGGCCTGGGCGAGAAACTGGGGCAGACGGTGGTGGTGGAAAACAAACCCGGCGCCAGCACCGTGGTCGGCGCCACCGTGCTGGCCAAGTCGCCGCCCGATGGCTACACCCTGCTGCTGGCCGCCAGCACCACGCTGACGCTGAACCCCGCCATCCGCCAGAACCTGGCCTACGACCCCGTCAAGAGCTTCACCCCGCTGGGCCTGGTGGCCGACATGGCGCTGGTGCTGGTGGCCAATCCCGCGGTACCCGTCAACTCGCTCAAGGATCTCGTCGCCCAGGCCAGGGCCGAACCGGACAAGTTCTCCTACGGCTCCTTCGGCACCGGCTCCTCGGTCCACTTCGGCGGCGAAATGCTCAAATCCGCCGCCGGCATCCGCATGGTGCACGTGCCCTTCAACGGCAGCGCACCCAGCCTCACCGCGCTGGCCGGCGGCCAGGTGCCGGTGGCGGTCGATACCATCGTCGCCACCCAGCCCCTGATCCAGAGCGGCAAGATCAAGCCGCTGGCGGTGCTGTCATCCCAGCGCCTGCCATCGCTGCCGCAAGTACCCACGGTGGCCGAAAGCGGCTACCCCGGCTTCGAGATGGGCACCTGGTTCGCGCTGCTGGCGCCGGCGGGACTGCCCCAGCCGGTACAGCAGAAACTGGAGAAGGCGCTGGCCGACGTCGCCACCGCGCCGCAGACCAGGCAACGCATGGTCGAACTGGGCCTGAGCCCGGCCTACGGCGACGGCGCGGCCGTGCGCCAGCGCGTCGAGCGCGAACTGCCGCAGATGCGGGCGGTGGCGGCGCGGGCGGCGATACGGGTGGATTGA
- a CDS encoding outer membrane beta-barrel protein → MKIPLTSSCAATAVALAILGASPAARAQDATMPTAQPATAEPAPTEPTAPATPALQPSIASTLSAAPVRVDAGPLGPLWFGGIVSGLVQGQSHATANDHTWQADLGNAQVFVNKADGMLQFFLQAGYYSVPVLGVPYQRADRATPALFNAVPQGYLKLALSDSLSIQAGKLPTLIGAESTFTFQNLNIQRGLLWNQENAVNRGVQVNYASGPLTLSASVNDGFYSQRYNWVSALASYAFDDSNTLTFSGGASTRRSDVSTTATPVLQNNQQIYNLIYAHTQGAWTLQPYVQFTHVPSLPTQGTGAASTYGAALLMSYDFGNAATPAALRLPGFKLPLRLEYIASTGDAASGAANLLYGPGSAAWSLTLTPTYQYQRFFARVELSYVGARKTAPGLAFGADGNRRGQVRGVLEVGMLM, encoded by the coding sequence ATGAAGATCCCTCTTACCTCCTCCTGCGCCGCAACCGCCGTCGCGCTGGCCATCCTGGGCGCCAGCCCGGCGGCCCGCGCGCAGGACGCCACCATGCCCACCGCACAGCCCGCAACGGCAGAACCCGCGCCCACCGAGCCCACCGCGCCAGCCACGCCCGCGCTGCAACCGTCGATCGCCAGCACGCTGAGCGCCGCGCCGGTCCGGGTCGACGCCGGCCCGCTGGGCCCGCTCTGGTTCGGCGGCATCGTCAGCGGCCTGGTCCAGGGACAGAGCCACGCCACCGCCAACGACCACACCTGGCAAGCCGACCTGGGCAATGCCCAGGTCTTCGTCAACAAGGCCGACGGCATGCTGCAGTTCTTCCTGCAGGCCGGCTACTACTCGGTGCCCGTGCTCGGCGTGCCCTACCAGCGCGCGGACCGCGCCACTCCCGCCCTGTTCAACGCCGTGCCGCAGGGCTACCTCAAGCTCGCACTGAGCGACAGCCTGTCGATCCAGGCCGGCAAGCTGCCGACGCTGATCGGTGCGGAAAGCACCTTCACCTTCCAGAATCTCAACATCCAGCGTGGCCTGCTGTGGAACCAGGAGAACGCCGTCAATCGCGGCGTACAGGTCAACTACGCCTCGGGCCCGCTGACCCTGTCGGCGTCCGTCAACGACGGCTTCTACTCGCAGCGCTACAACTGGGTCTCGGCCCTGGCCAGCTACGCCTTCGACGACAGCAATACCCTCACCTTCAGCGGCGGCGCCAGCACCCGCCGCAGCGATGTCTCCACCACCGCCACCCCAGTGCTGCAGAACAACCAGCAGATCTACAACCTGATCTATGCGCACACCCAGGGGGCCTGGACGCTGCAGCCCTATGTGCAGTTCACCCACGTGCCCAGCCTGCCCACGCAAGGCACCGGCGCCGCCTCCACCTACGGTGCCGCGCTGCTGATGAGCTACGACTTCGGCAACGCCGCCACGCCCGCCGCCCTGCGCCTGCCCGGCTTCAAGCTGCCGCTGCGGCTGGAGTACATCGCCTCCACCGGCGATGCCGCAAGCGGCGCCGCCAACCTGCTGTACGGCCCGGGCAGCGCGGCGTGGTCGCTGACGCTGACGCCGACCTACCAGTACCAGCGCTTCTTCGCGCGGGTCGAACTGTCCTACGTGGGCGCGCGCAAGACGGCGCCCGGACTGGCGTTCGGCGCGGACGGCAACCGGCGCGGGCAGGTGCGGGGGGTGCTGGAGGTGGGGATGTTGATGTAG